The following DNA comes from Alienimonas californiensis.
GGGAACAGGACCGCCCCCCCACGGCCGGCGGTGAGGGGTTTGGAGCCGCCGAAGCTCAGCACGCCGGCGTCGCCCCAGGTCCCGGCCGGGCGGCCATGGACCGTGGCGCCGGGGTTCTGGCAGGCGTCCTCGATCAGGGCGACGCCGGCCTCGTCGCACAGCGCCCGCACCGCCGGCAGCGCCACGACGCCGCCGTGCAGGTGAGAAACGAGCACCGCCCGCGTCTTCGGCCCCAGGGCGCCGCGAATCGCGGCCGGGTCGATCTGCCAGTCGTCCGGCCGCACGTCGACGACCGCGGGCACGGCCCCCAGCGCCAGGACGTTTGCGGGGTTCGCTCGGAAGTCGTACCCGGCGAGCACGACTTCGTCCCCGGCCGTCACGCCAACGCCGATCAGCGCCAGTTCCACCGCCGCGGTGCCGCCGCCGCACAGGTGCACGCCGCAGCCGCCGTGCGTCTCGGACAGCGCCGCCCGCAGGGCCTCGCCGTGCGGGCCGTGGTAGCGGCCCCACGCGCCGGTTTCGATCAGCAACCGCAGGGCGGCGTCCACCGCGGGGTCGGGCGGCGGCCAGCCGGGCGGGCCGTCCGGCCGCAGCGGGGCGCCGCCGAGGATCGCGGGGCGGTCGGGGGTCACGGCGTCACGGCGGGGACGGGGGCGCGGTTCGTTCAAACGAATCTTGGATTGTTGGAACGACCGGACGGAGCGTCTAGATTGACGACGTTCGTCCGTTCCCGCAGCCGTCTGCCCCAGGTTCTCCGTGTCGCATCGCATTCGTTACGTCATGGTCGGCGGGTTCCTGGGCGCCGGGAAGACGACGACTCTCGGCCGGCTGGCCGCGATGTACCGCGAGCGGGGCCAGACGGTGGGCATCGTCACCAACGATCAGGCGGAAGGGCTCGTGGACACCGCCACCCTGCGGGGACAGGGCTACGACGTGGGCGAGGTCGCCGGGGCCTGTTTTTGCTGCCAGTTCGACAACCTCGTCTCGACCGTGCGGGCGCTGGCCGAGCAGGGCGCCGCCCCGCCGGACGTGATCCTC
Coding sequences within:
- a CDS encoding DegT/DnrJ/EryC1/StrS family aminotransferase, with the protein product MTPDRPAILGGAPLRPDGPPGWPPPDPAVDAALRLLIETGAWGRYHGPHGEALRAALSETHGGCGVHLCGGGTAAVELALIGVGVTAGDEVVLAGYDFRANPANVLALGAVPAVVDVRPDDWQIDPAAIRGALGPKTRAVLVSHLHGGVVALPAVRALCDEAGVALIEDACQNPGATVHGRPAGTWGDAGVLSFGGSKPLTAGRGGAVLFPANPAGERVAARIRRHVGRGNDLSPLSEMQAAVLVPQVRALAERTRLRSENGDTLRSLPGLTPLAPAASAEMTPGFYKMGFQYDPAAYDGLPRGMFCAALRAEGVAFDPGFPALRSLFSGRRARFVGDLPQAAAAGERCVGLHHPVLLAGGEDLAAIPAAVERVRTFAGEIVRTVPLPNGGESLEL